One genomic region from Terriglobales bacterium encodes:
- a CDS encoding amidohydrolase family protein: MKQLLAAALVAMLLLIPAWSQSPLSPEVKAFVKVDAPVVALTKVRVIDGTGTAAREEQTIVIRGGRIEAVGPSATTPVPEGAERLELGGSTVIPGLVGMHNHLYYPAPGAGNPRTYPPHVFSFPRLYLAGGVTTIRTTGSVEPYTDLEVKKLIDAGKMAGPKMHITGPYLEGKGAFTPQMHQLNGPEDARKTVEFWADQGVTWFKAYMNITRAELGAAIETAHKRGLKVTGHLCAVTFREAAALGIDDLEHGLSENTEYLPDKKPDACPPQRRANVELLAKLDIAGEPVQQTIRELVQKKVALTSTLPVFETFVANRPPLQQRVLDAMTADARVSYLATRARIGEDAASPWPAAFKKEMEFERAFAAAGGLLVTGLDPTGYGGVVAGFGDQRGVELLVEAGFTPVEAIRIATRNGAELLGELERIGTIEPGKQADLVVIKGDPSKNIADIEKVEIVFKDGVGYDPAKLVDSVKGSVGTR, encoded by the coding sequence GTGAAGCAACTTCTGGCAGCGGCCTTGGTTGCGATGCTCCTGCTCATACCCGCCTGGAGTCAGTCGCCGCTTTCGCCCGAGGTCAAGGCCTTCGTCAAAGTGGATGCGCCGGTCGTGGCACTCACGAAGGTGCGCGTCATTGACGGCACCGGCACGGCAGCCCGCGAAGAGCAGACCATCGTCATCCGCGGCGGCAGGATCGAGGCCGTGGGCCCGAGCGCCACCACGCCGGTTCCCGAAGGCGCCGAACGGCTGGAACTCGGCGGATCCACGGTGATCCCCGGCCTGGTGGGAATGCACAATCACCTTTATTACCCCGCGCCGGGAGCGGGAAACCCGCGGACCTATCCGCCGCATGTGTTCAGCTTTCCGCGACTGTACCTGGCGGGCGGCGTCACCACCATCCGCACCACCGGCAGCGTTGAGCCCTACACGGATCTCGAAGTCAAGAAGCTGATCGATGCAGGCAAGATGGCCGGACCCAAGATGCACATCACCGGGCCGTACCTGGAGGGCAAGGGCGCATTCACGCCGCAGATGCACCAATTGAACGGCCCCGAAGACGCGCGCAAGACGGTGGAGTTCTGGGCCGACCAGGGCGTTACCTGGTTCAAAGCCTACATGAACATCACGCGGGCGGAGCTGGGTGCGGCCATCGAAACGGCGCACAAGCGCGGGCTGAAGGTTACCGGCCACCTGTGTGCGGTGACCTTCCGCGAAGCGGCCGCGCTCGGCATCGACGACCTGGAGCACGGACTCTCGGAGAACACCGAGTACCTGCCGGACAAAAAGCCGGACGCATGTCCTCCGCAACGGCGCGCCAACGTCGAGCTGCTGGCCAAGCTCGATATCGCCGGCGAGCCCGTGCAGCAAACCATCCGCGAGCTGGTGCAGAAGAAGGTCGCGCTGACCTCCACGCTGCCGGTCTTTGAGACCTTCGTGGCCAACCGCCCACCGCTCCAGCAGCGCGTGCTGGACGCCATGACCGCCGACGCGCGGGTGAGTTATCTGGCCACGCGGGCGCGCATCGGCGAGGACGCCGCGTCGCCCTGGCCGGCCGCGTTCAAGAAGGAGATGGAATTTGAGCGCGCCTTCGCGGCCGCCGGCGGACTGCTGGTCACGGGGCTCGATCCCACCGGCTACGGCGGCGTGGTAGCCGGCTTCGGCGACCAGCGCGGCGTCGAACTGCTGGTGGAGGCGGGCTTCACGCCGGTCGAAGCCATCCGCATCGCTACTCGCAACGGCGCGGAACTGCTGGGCGAACTGGAGCGTATCGGCACCATCGAGCCGGGCAAGCAGGCGGATCTGGTGGTGATCAAGGGCGATCCCT
- the cysS gene encoding cysteine--tRNA ligase, with product MAMRLFNTLSGREEELQPLEPGHVRMYACGPTVYDYAHIGNFRTFVFMDVLRRFLRQSGYKLTHVMNVTDVDDKIIQNAANRGVTVAQYTQKYEHAFFEDMQTLNLERPEIVVRATDHIADMAAFIRELERKGFAYRTEDGSYYFRIARFPEYGKLSKKDFAGIENGARVDVDRYEKDNARDFALWKSPKPGEASWDTAIGPGRPGWHIECSVMAMKYLGESFDIHLGGEDLIFPHHENEIAQSEAKTGKPFAHIWLHARFLLVEGEKMSKSLGNFFTLRDLVLKGHRPSALRYLLASVPYRKQLNFTFDGLKQAAHSVERLRTFKERLERERWPEGSNAAMHGLARQTIEKMRAGLEDDLNTAQALAAIFDLVREANAAADRGELKQQDAPELLAALGKFDEIFAVLTDDDAEKIRRVEEWARAEGLLRETAPAVEALTDAQVEALVAHRQNARRMRDFAKADALRKQLADAGIILEDTKDGVRWKRK from the coding sequence ATGGCGATGCGCCTGTTCAACACGCTCAGCGGCCGCGAAGAAGAGCTTCAGCCCCTGGAACCCGGGCACGTGCGCATGTACGCTTGCGGCCCCACCGTGTACGACTACGCCCACATCGGCAACTTCCGCACGTTCGTGTTCATGGACGTGCTGCGGCGTTTCCTGCGGCAGAGCGGCTACAAGCTCACCCACGTCATGAACGTCACCGACGTGGACGACAAGATCATCCAGAACGCGGCCAACCGCGGCGTGACCGTCGCGCAATACACGCAGAAGTACGAGCACGCGTTCTTTGAGGACATGCAGACGCTGAACCTGGAGCGTCCGGAGATCGTGGTGCGCGCCACCGATCACATTGCCGACATGGCGGCGTTCATCCGCGAGCTGGAACGGAAGGGCTTCGCCTACCGCACTGAGGACGGCTCCTACTACTTCCGCATCGCGAGGTTCCCCGAGTACGGCAAGCTCTCGAAGAAGGATTTCGCCGGCATCGAAAACGGGGCGCGCGTGGACGTGGACCGCTATGAGAAAGATAACGCGCGCGACTTCGCGCTGTGGAAATCGCCCAAGCCGGGCGAGGCCTCCTGGGACACGGCCATCGGCCCGGGGCGGCCGGGCTGGCACATCGAGTGCTCGGTGATGGCGATGAAGTACCTGGGCGAGAGCTTCGACATCCACCTGGGCGGCGAGGACCTCATCTTCCCGCACCATGAGAACGAAATCGCGCAGTCGGAAGCCAAGACCGGCAAGCCCTTTGCGCACATCTGGCTGCACGCCCGGTTCCTGCTGGTGGAAGGCGAGAAGATGTCCAAGAGCCTGGGCAACTTCTTCACTCTGCGCGACCTGGTACTGAAGGGACACCGGCCGTCGGCGCTGCGGTATCTGCTGGCTTCGGTGCCCTACCGCAAGCAGCTCAACTTCACTTTCGACGGGCTGAAGCAGGCGGCGCACTCCGTGGAGCGTCTGCGTACGTTCAAGGAGCGCCTGGAGCGCGAGCGCTGGCCGGAAGGATCGAACGCAGCGATGCACGGACTGGCGCGGCAGACAATCGAGAAGATGCGCGCCGGCCTGGAAGACGACCTGAACACCGCGCAGGCGCTGGCGGCCATCTTCGACCTGGTGCGCGAGGCCAACGCCGCCGCCGACCGTGGCGAGCTGAAGCAGCAGGATGCGCCCGAGCTGCTGGCGGCGCTCGGCAAGTTCGACGAGATCTTCGCCGTGCTCACCGACGACGATGCAGAGAAGATCCGCCGCGTGGAAGAGTGGGCACGCGCCGAGGGCTTGCTGCGGGAAACAGCGCCGGCGGTGGAGGCACTCACGGACGCACAGGTCGAGGCCCTGGTGGCGCACCGGCAGAACGCGCGCCGCATGCGCGATTTTGCCAAGGCGGACGCCCTCCGCAAGCAACTGGCCGATGCCGGCATCATCCTGGAAGACACCAAGGACGGCGTACGGTGGAAGAGAAAATGA